Proteins encoded within one genomic window of Candidatus Nezhaarchaeota archaeon:
- a CDS encoding TrkA family potassium uptake protein — protein sequence MRIIVVGGGKVGSLLSKKLIDAGHEVIIVEVDESRCRRLSEELDATVIKGDATNVEFLENVGLEGANAVAAVTGRDEVNILVGLIAKEYGVPNIVVRVSDKKLARLAERLGIAKAVAPEEITAEHMASLLLREALLSEFTKATTPSGSFSLLEFTVTSNSLVVDRRISEIPNSDDWLIVAIMRDNSLKRPDPNLEIKEGDRVLVLARTEVVDDIKRIFTG from the coding sequence TTGCGAATTATAGTTGTAGGCGGAGGAAAAGTTGGTAGCTTATTGTCTAAGAAGCTCATAGATGCCGGTCATGAGGTTATAATAGTTGAGGTTGATGAAAGCAGGTGTAGAAGACTTTCTGAGGAGCTTGATGCTACGGTGATTAAGGGTGATGCAACTAATGTTGAGTTTCTCGAAAATGTAGGTCTTGAAGGAGCTAATGCTGTAGCTGCCGTCACAGGTCGTGACGAGGTCAACATATTAGTTGGGTTAATAGCTAAGGAATACGGCGTTCCGAACATAGTTGTAAGGGTTAGTGACAAGAAGTTAGCTAGATTGGCTGAGAGACTCGGCATAGCAAAGGCAGTGGCACCTGAAGAGATAACTGCAGAACACATGGCATCGCTCCTTCTGCGAGAAGCGCTTTTATCAGAATTCACTAAGGCGACGACCCCTAGCGGCTCCTTCTCACTCTTGGAATTCACGGTTACATCGAACTCTCTAGTTGTCGATAGGAGAATAAGCGAGATACCCAATAGCGACGACTGGCTCATAGTCGCTATCATGAGAGATAACTCGTTAAAACGACCCGATCCAAACTTAGAAATTAAAGAGGGAGATAGGGTCCTGGTCCTTGCAAGAACGGAGGTGGTAGATGATATTAAGAGGATCTTTACAGGGTGA
- a CDS encoding TrkH family potassium uptake protein → MINVRSLIGGLSAVILSIGLIFALPIVVALIYAEGHALLGFLAPMVIVTCIGFITYRRVGPPTRLTIAEAMVISSIGWLLVAAFSSIPYAIVLGMCPLDAYFEAFSSITTTGMTVIPVLEGIPKSILFWRALGEWIGGAGIILFTTLLLLSREGVIAWRLYVSEAREERLAPTVKETIRDIWSIYVFYTVLCAFILMFVGLEPFDAICHALTCISSGGFSTRTENVGAFNNVMVEVVLMVFMVLAATRFSLHYRLFTGDVKGFVRDVEFKAFILILVVSSLIVSLDFAFKLNLNFHEAFRMGFFHCISVCTTTGFTITDLASFDYPPLSKAVLLMLMIIGGCLNSTAGGIKVWRLLILFKVARHEVEGLLLPPEALRRLKFNGRVLEDSEVIRVASFFFMYIFFALTATAVMMFFESDFLGCLSGVFSAMATVGPFFASPLTLSPASKIILIISMWIGRLELIPVFLLFTPKLWRGRKVISSHS, encoded by the coding sequence TTGATCAACGTAAGGAGCTTAATAGGGGGGCTATCGGCTGTAATCCTATCCATAGGCCTCATCTTCGCTTTACCGATAGTAGTGGCCCTGATATACGCGGAGGGCCACGCGCTTTTAGGCTTCTTAGCCCCCATGGTCATTGTTACATGTATAGGCTTCATTACTTATAGGAGAGTTGGCCCCCCAACTAGGCTTACAATAGCTGAAGCAATGGTAATATCAAGCATAGGATGGCTTTTAGTTGCTGCTTTTAGCTCCATTCCCTACGCTATTGTACTGGGCATGTGCCCTTTAGATGCGTACTTTGAAGCTTTTTCCAGCATAACAACTACCGGAATGACCGTCATACCAGTACTTGAGGGTATTCCTAAGTCCATTCTGTTTTGGAGGGCTTTAGGAGAGTGGATCGGTGGTGCTGGCATCATTCTGTTCACAACACTCTTACTCCTTAGCCGCGAAGGCGTAATAGCATGGAGACTTTATGTGTCTGAAGCTAGAGAGGAAAGGTTGGCTCCGACAGTCAAAGAAACCATAAGGGACATATGGTCAATATACGTCTTCTACACGGTCCTCTGTGCTTTCATCTTAATGTTCGTTGGACTAGAGCCCTTTGATGCTATATGTCATGCGCTCACATGCATATCGAGTGGCGGCTTCTCTACGAGAACTGAGAACGTAGGTGCTTTCAATAATGTGATGGTTGAAGTGGTGCTCATGGTCTTCATGGTCTTAGCTGCTACAAGATTCTCGCTACACTATAGGCTCTTCACTGGCGACGTTAAGGGTTTCGTAAGGGACGTTGAGTTCAAGGCTTTCATACTAATACTCGTAGTCTCGTCGTTGATAGTTTCGCTCGACTTTGCATTTAAATTAAACTTAAACTTCCATGAAGCATTCCGCATGGGCTTCTTCCACTGTATCTCAGTGTGTACGACGACTGGCTTCACGATAACGGACTTAGCATCCTTTGACTATCCCCCTTTGAGTAAGGCTGTCCTCCTAATGCTTATGATAATTGGAGGCTGTTTAAACTCGACAGCTGGAGGAATAAAGGTTTGGAGGTTGTTGATACTATTTAAAGTAGCAAGGCATGAGGTCGAGGGCCTCCTCCTGCCACCTGAGGCCCTCAGAAGGTTAAAATTTAATGGGAGAGTCTTAGAGGATAGTGAAGTTATAAGAGTTGCTTCCTTCTTCTTCATGTACATATTCTTCGCGCTTACTGCTACAGCTGTAATGATGTTTTTTGAGAGCGACTTTTTAGGATGTCTATCCGGCGTCTTCTCAGCCATGGCAACCGTCGGCCCCTTTTTCGCATCTCCACTAACCTTGAGTCCAGCGTCTAAGATAATTCTGATAATATCAATGTGGATTGGGAGACTTGAGCTAATTCCAGTATTCCTACTCTTCACACCTAAGCTATGGAGAGGACGCAAAGTTATAAGCAGCCACTCCTAG
- a CDS encoding KaiC domain-containing protein has product MPIERVESGIPGLDELLKGGVPKRNVVLLSGGPGTGKSIFGQQFLYHGLLKRQPGVLVALEEHPVQIRVNMAQFGWDVRRYESEGLFAIVDSFTAGIGEAAKHEKYVVRAVDDVQALIEVLRKAIKDLGAERVVIDSVTTLYMTKPAVARSVVMLLKRVLSGLGCTSILVSQVSVTERGFGGPGVEHAADGIIRLDLDEINGRLYRSILIYKMRGTAHSMNRHPFDITDKGIVVYPDKTLSVSRGRWVEE; this is encoded by the coding sequence ATGCCCATAGAGCGAGTTGAGTCAGGAATCCCAGGCCTCGACGAGCTGCTTAAAGGTGGCGTGCCAAAGAGGAACGTCGTGCTGCTATCCGGCGGTCCTGGAACTGGTAAGTCCATTTTTGGTCAGCAATTCCTCTATCATGGTCTACTCAAGAGACAGCCAGGTGTACTTGTTGCGCTGGAGGAGCATCCAGTCCAGATACGAGTCAACATGGCACAATTCGGCTGGGACGTTAGGAGGTATGAGTCCGAAGGTCTTTTCGCAATAGTTGACTCATTTACTGCAGGTATCGGCGAGGCAGCTAAGCATGAAAAGTACGTTGTCAGAGCCGTTGATGACGTTCAAGCATTGATAGAAGTTCTGAGGAAGGCAATAAAGGACTTGGGGGCCGAGAGGGTTGTGATAGACTCGGTAACAACGCTCTACATGACCAAGCCTGCCGTTGCAAGAAGCGTGGTGATGTTATTGAAGCGAGTGTTGTCTGGTCTTGGGTGTACCTCAATACTTGTCTCTCAAGTTAGCGTTACGGAGCGTGGTTTTGGAGGTCCGGGTGTTGAGCATGCTGCTGACGGCATAATTAGGCTTGATTTAGACGAGATCAATGGTAGGCTCTACAGGAGCATCTTAATATACAAGATGAGGGGGACGGCTCACTCAATGAACAGGCACCCGTTCGACATAACCGATAAGGGGATCGTAGTCTACCCAGACAAAACATTATCAGTTAGCAGGGGAAGATGGGTGGAGGAGTAA
- a CDS encoding helix-turn-helix domain-containing protein encodes MPEEIPLSPIGRDEIHKLEVALLIGTLLNPEFIELMKESEERLTWVDSLAVAAAALARERARMSIPQIAEELGRSEATIRNHLSRKTKAGQLVWQTYEKFVREGVKLDIEALTGLSSREATQLKSENQELKRKLEEAQGRIKELSQQIQELSNKISSLKAKLQRLLEEL; translated from the coding sequence ATGCCCGAAGAGATTCCTCTATCACCTATAGGTAGAGATGAGATTCACAAGCTTGAAGTCGCTCTGCTAATTGGCACGCTATTAAATCCAGAGTTCATAGAGTTAATGAAGGAATCAGAGGAGAGACTTACGTGGGTCGATTCTCTCGCTGTTGCAGCTGCTGCACTTGCACGCGAAAGAGCACGCATGAGCATACCTCAAATTGCTGAAGAACTTGGCAGAAGCGAAGCGACCATCAGGAACCATCTGTCTAGGAAAACTAAGGCTGGGCAGTTAGTTTGGCAAACGTATGAGAAGTTCGTGAGAGAAGGGGTTAAGTTGGACATAGAGGCCTTGACTGGGCTAAGTTCAAGGGAGGCTACTCAACTTAAAAGTGAGAACCAGGAGTTAAAGAGAAAGCTGGAAGAAGCTCAGGGTAGGATTAAAGAGCTATCACAACAAATTCAAGAGTTGTCGAATAAGATCAGCTCACTGAAAGCGAAACTTCAAAGGCTGCTTGAGGAGCTCTAA
- a CDS encoding metal ABC transporter permease: MLDLLLHPSMLSPLVAVVVASIVSSIVGSFTILRGLSTLSAAITHSSFAGASIAVICGANPLLGALAMSLGFSGITAYVSQGNERKADVLIGMIFGLSTALAVLFLSLARTYTATAWSFIVGDVLGVSPMDLSTLVIVAIATLCIVALLYDEFKFITFDIEAAEAMGLRTSLYHYLMVTLIALFSVVAIKVVGIILAIVLLIAPAAAAYEFSHDLEKMLFLSLLIALASGVAGFILSILFNVATSALIGITASMAYLSSLLVSPKRRKCKEFIKFRRRVVKEL, translated from the coding sequence ATGCTTGACCTTCTCCTCCATCCCTCAATGCTGAGTCCACTCGTGGCAGTGGTGGTAGCCTCAATTGTATCAAGCATTGTAGGGTCCTTCACGATTTTAAGAGGTCTCTCGACACTCAGTGCAGCCATAACCCACTCATCGTTTGCTGGAGCGTCAATAGCTGTCATTTGCGGAGCAAATCCACTGCTAGGGGCTTTAGCAATGAGCTTAGGCTTCTCAGGGATAACGGCCTACGTCAGCCAAGGAAATGAGAGGAAAGCCGACGTACTCATAGGAATGATATTTGGTCTCTCGACAGCACTGGCCGTGCTATTTCTATCTCTTGCTCGTACTTACACCGCTACAGCGTGGTCCTTCATAGTGGGTGATGTGCTAGGCGTCTCGCCAATGGACCTGTCTACTTTAGTTATTGTTGCCATAGCGACGCTGTGCATAGTAGCTCTCCTCTACGATGAGTTCAAGTTCATAACATTTGACATCGAGGCCGCTGAAGCTATGGGCTTAAGGACTTCGCTATACCACTACCTCATGGTTACGTTAATTGCCCTGTTTTCTGTTGTGGCGATAAAGGTCGTTGGCATAATCTTGGCGATAGTTCTATTAATTGCTCCAGCTGCTGCAGCATATGAGTTTTCGCATGACCTAGAGAAAATGCTTTTCCTTTCACTCTTAATAGCTCTCGCGTCTGGGGTTGCTGGGTTCATCCTCTCGATTCTTTTCAATGTAGCTACAAGTGCTCTCATAGGGATTACGGCTTCAATGGCTTACTTGTCATCGCTACTCGTTTCGCCTAAGAGGAGGAAGTGCAAAGAGTTCATTAAGTTTAGGAGGAGAGTTGTAAAAGAACTTTAG
- a CDS encoding metal ABC transporter ATP-binding protein, producing the protein MSSIVSVKNLSVAYGDKMALEDITFELKEPAFLSIIGPNGSGKTTLLKALLGMVKPITGTIRILGYEVPNERYEVRKQIGYVPQRERIDPTKPVLVKDVVLMGRVAKKGWGKRLTKEDYDAAKRALKIVEMSDYWDEPYAHLSGGQQQRVLIARALATEPKLLLLDEPLSGVDAATQDVILKVLRQEADKGVAVIMVTHDLNPLMEISDYVMLLNKTIIAMGRSREILNEYLLSKTFMRKVSVIVTGVTGERIVISGVDHHA; encoded by the coding sequence ATGAGCTCCATCGTATCTGTCAAGAACCTCTCTGTAGCATATGGGGATAAGATGGCTTTAGAGGACATAACCTTCGAGCTCAAGGAACCAGCGTTCCTGTCTATCATCGGCCCCAATGGCTCGGGCAAGACTACACTTCTTAAAGCACTTTTAGGAATGGTAAAGCCAATCACCGGGACAATAAGGATCCTTGGATACGAAGTACCGAACGAGCGATACGAAGTGAGGAAGCAGATAGGCTATGTTCCTCAAAGAGAGAGAATAGACCCCACAAAGCCCGTCTTAGTCAAAGACGTAGTTCTAATGGGGAGGGTTGCGAAGAAGGGATGGGGTAAGAGGCTGACGAAGGAGGACTACGATGCTGCTAAAAGAGCCTTAAAGATCGTCGAAATGAGTGATTATTGGGATGAGCCATACGCCCACTTATCTGGGGGTCAACAACAACGAGTATTAATCGCTAGAGCCCTCGCAACTGAACCAAAGCTCTTGTTGCTTGATGAGCCATTATCTGGAGTTGATGCTGCAACCCAGGACGTGATATTAAAGGTGTTAAGGCAAGAGGCTGATAAGGGGGTCGCTGTGATAATGGTCACTCACGACCTGAACCCGCTCATGGAGATCTCTGATTACGTGATGCTACTAAATAAGACCATAATCGCCATGGGGCGAAGTCGTGAAATCTTGAATGAATATTTGTTGTCTAAGACCTTCATGAGGAAGGTGTCCGTAATTGTAACTGGAGTAACTGGAGAGAGAATAGTTATCTCGGGGGTCGATCACCATGCTTGA
- a CDS encoding metal ABC transporter substrate-binding protein gives MVCASSSKKPLVIVTLSPLYLIAKEVIGDKAEVHVLAPAGTDPHHYSPTPSDRFLVESCDLFISVGREEFLGALPRPRGEELSWNDWIAETYIKNDNPHYLWLYPDNAKVIAKKIAKIMSKLDPLNSNYYESQASEFVSKLEALKLWLQEINEIVRKLEGKGLEGRKVVLAADHFEPFIEWLGLDIAYVIIKGEGLPGPRDVSEAVEKAKYSSLIIVSATQREGDEGRIARQVSEMSGAQVVYLYGVPMSMDDDYVSFIKRNVIIVASRFVEPLPAASSTPLRMDIFMASTIALAVVVVIETILILRMRAR, from the coding sequence TTGGTTTGTGCAAGCTCTAGCAAGAAGCCATTAGTGATCGTGACGTTAAGCCCGCTTTACCTCATAGCTAAAGAGGTTATAGGGGATAAAGCCGAAGTTCATGTGTTAGCGCCTGCAGGTACAGATCCGCATCATTATTCCCCCACTCCTAGTGATAGGTTCCTCGTCGAATCCTGTGACCTCTTCATATCCGTAGGGCGGGAGGAGTTCTTAGGTGCACTGCCGAGGCCAAGGGGAGAGGAGCTGTCATGGAACGACTGGATTGCTGAGACCTACATAAAGAACGATAATCCGCACTACCTATGGCTCTATCCTGACAACGCTAAAGTAATAGCCAAGAAGATTGCTAAGATAATGTCTAAACTTGATCCTTTAAACTCCAATTACTACGAGAGTCAAGCAAGTGAATTCGTTAGTAAGCTCGAAGCTCTTAAGCTATGGCTTCAAGAAATCAACGAAATAGTAAGGAAGTTGGAGGGCAAGGGATTAGAGGGTAGGAAGGTTGTGCTAGCTGCAGATCACTTTGAACCCTTTATTGAGTGGCTTGGACTAGACATCGCCTACGTAATAATCAAAGGGGAGGGCTTACCCGGTCCTCGGGATGTAAGCGAAGCAGTAGAGAAAGCGAAGTACTCATCCTTGATAATCGTATCTGCGACGCAACGTGAAGGAGATGAGGGCCGAATAGCAAGACAGGTCTCGGAGATGTCCGGTGCTCAGGTAGTATATTTGTACGGAGTACCAATGTCCATGGATGATGATTACGTCAGCTTCATAAAGCGCAACGTAATAATTGTAGCATCACGCTTCGTGGAGCCCTTACCAGCGGCGTCTTCGACCCCTCTTCGCATGGACATCTTCATGGCGTCAACAATAGCATTGGCTGTCGTGGTAGTGATTGAGACGATATTGATATTGAGGATGAGAGCGCGATGA
- a CDS encoding CopG family ribbon-helix-helix protein: protein MTIITFSVPEELERDLNEVVKQMGFVSRSEAIRYALRLLSFELRSLNELRGKVLAVIAAVYGKESEKAKVYKVQHEYGDVINAYFHSHIEGAKCLEVMVVHGEAERVRGFISGLRASRDIEQMRIVVLDHVEG, encoded by the coding sequence TTGACCATAATAACATTTTCTGTCCCTGAGGAGCTTGAAAGGGACCTCAACGAAGTAGTGAAACAGATGGGCTTTGTAAGCAGGTCTGAGGCGATAAGGTATGCCCTTAGGCTCCTCTCTTTTGAGCTACGTAGCTTAAATGAGCTTAGAGGTAAGGTGTTAGCAGTCATAGCAGCTGTTTACGGTAAAGAATCTGAGAAAGCGAAGGTCTACAAGGTTCAGCACGAGTATGGTGATGTTATCAATGCGTATTTTCACTCTCACATAGAGGGTGCCAAGTGCTTGGAGGTCATGGTAGTTCACGGAGAAGCAGAGAGGGTGCGTGGCTTTATAAGTGGGCTTAGAGCTTCACGAGACATTGAACAAATGAGAATTGTGGTGTTAGACCACGTAGAAGGTTAA
- a CDS encoding AAA family ATPase: MYDYAKILELEKELMRKERQIEYLQLELKRYQAVIEELRQGTRPVGMVQDVVENNAYVRLEGGQLYEVTIPPHLKEKVQPGTLAVLSPNRGIILNIVERKFTEKSLWSLKVERNVNVYYEDVIGLEKELRELRKAVEWVLSPEIRRRRERIIKDRRLLEEAGSVLLFGPPGTGKTYMAKAIAGSLSRYGQRTAFIKVEAYELVSKWLGESARNVRELFKLAREEAPCILFIDEVDAIARARTEITSDAGRDVQGMLNQLLTELGEGFHVNKDLAVIFATNLPSVIDPALLDRIRKIIYVPPPRTKEEVKRLFDFYLSKVSVDPEIWDGNSLKPDAFEELWNVIKRRKMVYEASIPFKNIRVSDEYWITPRDVKNIVQEAASDAAFQDLDHVTLDKLLEHVKGLTLERNLQFVFL, encoded by the coding sequence ATGTATGATTACGCTAAGATACTAGAGCTCGAGAAGGAGCTCATGCGTAAGGAGAGGCAAATAGAATATCTTCAGCTTGAGCTAAAGAGGTATCAAGCAGTCATCGAAGAGCTGAGGCAAGGTACTAGACCAGTGGGTATGGTTCAAGATGTTGTAGAGAACAATGCTTATGTGAGGCTTGAAGGTGGTCAATTATACGAGGTAACAATACCTCCACACCTTAAAGAGAAGGTTCAACCAGGTACTTTGGCTGTATTATCCCCCAATAGAGGAATAATCCTCAACATAGTAGAGAGGAAGTTTACTGAGAAGAGCTTGTGGAGTTTGAAGGTTGAGAGGAACGTAAATGTATACTACGAAGACGTTATTGGGCTCGAAAAAGAATTAAGAGAATTAAGGAAGGCTGTGGAGTGGGTCTTAAGCCCTGAGATTAGACGTAGGAGAGAGCGTATAATTAAGGATCGAAGGCTTTTAGAGGAAGCAGGCTCGGTCCTGCTGTTCGGTCCTCCAGGAACTGGTAAGACCTACATGGCCAAAGCCATAGCTGGCTCGTTAAGTAGGTACGGTCAGAGGACAGCTTTCATAAAAGTTGAGGCTTATGAACTTGTTTCTAAGTGGTTGGGCGAGTCCGCCAGGAACGTGAGAGAGCTCTTTAAGCTTGCTAGAGAGGAAGCTCCATGCATTCTATTCATAGATGAAGTGGATGCGATAGCTAGAGCTAGGACTGAGATAACATCAGATGCTGGAAGAGACGTTCAAGGAATGCTTAATCAGCTTTTAACGGAATTGGGCGAGGGATTCCACGTCAACAAGGACTTAGCGGTTATATTCGCTACAAACTTGCCATCAGTTATTGATCCTGCATTATTAGATAGGATAAGGAAGATAATTTACGTGCCTCCGCCAAGGACTAAGGAAGAAGTAAAGAGACTCTTTGATTTCTACCTCTCTAAAGTATCAGTGGACCCGGAAATATGGGATGGTAATAGCTTAAAGCCTGATGCTTTCGAGGAACTGTGGAACGTAATTAAGCGCAGAAAGATGGTTTACGAGGCAAGCATACCCTTCAAGAACATAAGAGTTTCAGATGAATATTGGATTACGCCCAGAGACGTGAAGAACATAGTTCAAGAGGCTGCTAGTGACGCTGCATTCCAAGACCTCGACCACGTAACCCTTGACAAGCTCTTGGAGCATGTTAAGGGACTCACCTTGGAGAGGAATCTTCAATTCGTCTTTCTGTAA
- a CDS encoding radical SAM protein, with amino-acid sequence MWRFIGALEVECKLCGKKSKLISKALEVCADCIKTKFNEALPFIERAHERARSQYGLPPKPPKKIPGLKCTICSNECSMGEGDLGFCGLRMNVGGKLISKTSANEALMYGYYDPHVTNCCAAWFCPAGTGSGYPTYAVRRGPEIGYANYAVFFYGCNFDCLFCQNASHKSLSEAPKVTADEFVRHVLQIKDYTCICFFGGSPEPQLPFALNVSRRILEEKPSNRIIRICFEWNGCGNRSLVKEAASLALISGGNIKFDLKCFSEELSYALSGVSNKAAYENFEMIAREFYNERLNPPVLTATTLLVPGYVTADEVERIAKFIADLNPEIPYSLLVFHPDHFMSDMPITPRKQVEECLKVAKQYLKKVHVGNVHLLGLF; translated from the coding sequence ATGTGGAGATTTATTGGCGCTTTAGAGGTCGAGTGCAAGCTTTGTGGCAAGAAGTCCAAGTTGATATCCAAGGCCCTTGAGGTGTGTGCAGACTGCATTAAGACAAAGTTTAATGAAGCACTGCCATTCATAGAGCGAGCACATGAAAGAGCTAGGTCGCAATACGGCCTCCCTCCAAAGCCTCCCAAGAAAATTCCAGGTTTGAAGTGCACGATATGCTCAAATGAATGCTCAATGGGCGAGGGGGATCTGGGATTCTGCGGTCTTAGAATGAACGTGGGCGGCAAGCTAATCTCCAAGACCTCAGCCAATGAAGCACTTATGTACGGGTATTACGACCCTCACGTCACGAACTGCTGCGCAGCATGGTTCTGTCCAGCTGGAACGGGATCTGGTTACCCAACCTATGCCGTTCGTCGAGGTCCTGAAATCGGCTATGCAAACTATGCTGTATTCTTCTATGGCTGCAACTTTGACTGCCTCTTCTGTCAAAATGCATCACATAAATCGCTCTCAGAGGCACCCAAAGTTACTGCTGACGAGTTTGTAAGACACGTACTTCAAATCAAGGATTACACCTGCATATGCTTCTTCGGAGGCTCTCCTGAACCTCAATTACCCTTTGCCTTAAACGTCTCGAGGAGGATTTTAGAAGAGAAGCCAAGTAATAGGATTATCAGGATCTGCTTTGAGTGGAATGGATGCGGCAACAGAAGTCTCGTTAAAGAAGCCGCAAGCCTAGCTTTGATAAGCGGAGGAAACATAAAGTTCGACCTGAAGTGTTTTAGTGAAGAGCTGAGCTATGCTTTAAGTGGGGTCTCTAATAAAGCGGCCTACGAGAACTTCGAGATGATAGCGAGAGAGTTCTACAACGAGAGACTCAACCCTCCAGTACTAACGGCAACAACACTCCTTGTTCCAGGCTACGTTACTGCTGACGAAGTGGAGAGGATAGCGAAGTTCATCGCTGACCTGAACCCCGAGATCCCCTACTCCTTATTAGTGTTCCATCCAGACCACTTCATGAGCGATATGCCAATAACCCCCAGGAAACAAGTGGAAGAGTGCTTAAAAGTAGCTAAACAATACTTAAAGAAAGTGCATGTTGGGAACGTACACTTATTAGGATTGTTTTGA
- the amrS gene encoding AmmeMemoRadiSam system radical SAM enzyme, with translation MGKTLELHELTKRPTVRQSRLFEKRDDKVVCRVCNRFCKIPEGGWGYCGTRFNYNGTLYVATYGDLSAIESRPIEIKPFFHYWPGSTSLTFSTWSCNFDCPWCQNYHLSRSKPDPRTAMYVDPRSLLDIAVKNKDQGLCVSFNEPTMLFEYCLDVFPMAKKKGLYCCFVSNGFMSPEALNALVKAGLDGLKVDIKGDEEVYEKYVGAKGEDLVWKNVEMALKMGLHVEVVFLIVNGVNDDENCILHVIENHLKYAGPEVPLHFTRYFPAYKFRNPPTSIEVIDRAYQAAKKLGVLYPYVGNIPGHPGYHTYCPVCGNSVIRRFQWGVYEIKLTEDKKCMYCKNPIPITGTAQVTLRGFKSFI, from the coding sequence TTGGGCAAAACACTTGAACTTCATGAACTTACGAAGAGACCGACTGTTAGACAGTCACGTCTCTTCGAGAAGAGAGATGATAAAGTAGTATGTCGTGTTTGCAATAGATTCTGCAAGATACCCGAAGGAGGATGGGGCTATTGTGGCACCAGATTCAATTACAACGGTACACTCTACGTTGCGACCTATGGCGATCTTTCAGCTATCGAGAGTAGACCTATAGAGATAAAACCCTTTTTCCACTACTGGCCAGGCTCAACTTCACTGACTTTCTCTACGTGGTCTTGCAACTTCGATTGTCCTTGGTGCCAGAATTACCACCTTTCGAGGTCAAAGCCTGATCCTAGAACAGCCATGTACGTTGATCCAAGGTCATTGCTAGATATTGCCGTTAAGAACAAAGATCAAGGGCTTTGCGTTAGCTTTAACGAGCCAACAATGCTCTTCGAGTACTGCTTAGATGTATTCCCAATGGCTAAGAAGAAAGGTCTCTACTGCTGTTTCGTCTCAAACGGTTTCATGTCCCCTGAAGCCCTTAATGCACTCGTTAAAGCTGGGCTCGATGGTCTCAAGGTGGACATTAAGGGCGATGAAGAGGTTTATGAAAAGTACGTGGGAGCTAAGGGAGAAGATCTGGTGTGGAAGAACGTTGAGATGGCTCTAAAAATGGGTTTACACGTGGAGGTAGTATTCTTAATAGTCAATGGAGTGAACGATGACGAGAACTGCATCTTACATGTCATAGAGAACCATCTTAAGTACGCTGGACCAGAAGTACCATTACACTTCACCAGGTACTTCCCGGCGTACAAATTTAGGAACCCTCCAACCTCTATAGAGGTTATAGACAGAGCATATCAAGCTGCGAAGAAGCTTGGAGTATTATACCCCTACGTGGGGAACATTCCAGGCCATCCAGGCTACCACACATATTGCCCTGTATGCGGTAATTCAGTCATAAGGAGATTCCAATGGGGGGTGTATGAGATTAAGTTAACAGAAGACAAGAAGTGCATGTACTGCAAAAACCCGATACCAATAACAGGAACCGCACAAGTTACTCTTAGAGGGTTTAAGTCGTTCATATAG